In Nonomuraea sp. NBC_00507, the following are encoded in one genomic region:
- a CDS encoding sensor histidine kinase translates to MRVSTWQPWAIPGAAAAAVLIGTVLTVNVPVQDATYLLLDAVVGLTYPLVGALIVARQPRNPIGWLFCLGGTGLALQALAGGYSVYGQAHGWPGTEFSSWVVNWVFFTGFGPLFLLPAFLPDGRLPSRRWRPVMGALIAALAILQVVLMFRDMVWVWGSERPSPVGFVPTEIIAACFGVVVSVAAVVGAVALVVRVRRAQDRRQLMPVLPAAVAIALAALVDSAHSGGTWSVGIWLLALTLPALPLATAVSIFRYRLFDIEVLIRRTVVYVLVAALLLGAYMATVTTLNGLFRQQGGVLESLLATGVVAVAFAPARDAVQRAVSRLLFGNRGEPAAALSHLGQRLEATAAPTELLDGAAETVARTLRVPAVAVLTAAGVPVSVFGGVPEDGVRIPLLSGGRTEGELRAAPRSPGEPLSRADRAVLDDLAPHLAVALAAVRLATEVRDSRERLVKAREEERRRLRRDLHDGLGADLATIGVRLYVIEATAPPELREQVTGVRELAQAIVGDVRRIVHDLRPPALDELGLSGALEDLALDAQLGPNVAVTIPEPLPALPAAVEVAAYRITQEALSNALKHADAANVEITATAVPDRLVLRIRDDGRGLPEPLREGVGSGSMRERAAEVGGDLRRSSEPGRGTLVEAVLPL, encoded by the coding sequence ACCTGGCAGCCCTGGGCGATTCCCGGTGCGGCCGCAGCGGCCGTCCTGATCGGCACCGTTCTCACGGTCAACGTCCCGGTCCAGGACGCCACGTACCTTCTGCTGGACGCCGTCGTAGGGCTGACCTATCCGCTGGTGGGGGCGTTGATCGTGGCGCGGCAACCCCGTAATCCCATCGGGTGGCTGTTCTGCCTGGGCGGCACAGGGCTGGCGTTGCAGGCGCTGGCGGGCGGGTACAGCGTGTACGGCCAAGCCCACGGATGGCCAGGCACCGAGTTCAGCTCCTGGGTGGTCAACTGGGTGTTCTTCACCGGGTTCGGGCCGTTGTTCCTGCTGCCGGCGTTCCTGCCCGACGGGCGGTTGCCGTCGCGGAGGTGGCGGCCGGTCATGGGGGCGCTCATCGCGGCGCTGGCCATCCTGCAGGTCGTGCTCATGTTCAGGGACATGGTGTGGGTCTGGGGGAGTGAGCGGCCCAGCCCGGTGGGGTTCGTGCCGACCGAGATCATCGCAGCCTGTTTCGGGGTGGTGGTGAGCGTGGCGGCCGTCGTGGGGGCGGTCGCGCTGGTCGTGCGGGTGCGGCGGGCTCAGGATCGGCGTCAGCTCATGCCGGTGCTCCCGGCCGCCGTCGCCATCGCGCTGGCGGCGCTCGTCGACTCCGCCCATTCCGGCGGTACGTGGTCCGTCGGGATCTGGCTGCTGGCGCTGACCTTGCCTGCCCTGCCGCTGGCCACCGCCGTGTCGATCTTCCGATACCGGCTGTTCGACATCGAGGTGCTGATCCGGCGTACCGTCGTGTACGTCCTGGTCGCGGCGCTGCTGCTGGGCGCCTACATGGCCACCGTCACCACCCTGAACGGGCTGTTCAGGCAGCAAGGCGGTGTTCTGGAGTCGTTGCTGGCCACCGGCGTCGTGGCGGTGGCGTTCGCGCCGGCGCGCGATGCCGTGCAGCGGGCCGTGAGCCGCCTGCTGTTCGGCAACCGGGGGGAGCCCGCCGCGGCCCTGTCCCATCTCGGGCAGCGGCTGGAGGCGACGGCCGCGCCGACCGAGCTGCTCGACGGCGCGGCCGAGACCGTGGCGCGAACGTTGCGGGTGCCGGCCGTCGCCGTGCTCACCGCCGCCGGGGTTCCCGTCTCGGTCTTCGGTGGCGTTCCCGAGGATGGCGTACGCATCCCGCTGCTGAGCGGTGGGCGGACGGAGGGGGAGCTCCGGGCGGCGCCCCGCTCTCCAGGGGAGCCGCTGAGCAGGGCGGATCGGGCGGTGCTCGACGATCTGGCGCCCCACTTGGCGGTGGCCCTGGCGGCGGTGCGGCTGGCCACGGAGGTCAGGGACTCGCGCGAGCGCCTGGTCAAGGCGCGCGAGGAGGAGCGCCGCCGCCTGCGCCGCGACCTGCACGACGGCCTCGGCGCGGACCTGGCCACGATCGGGGTGAGGTTGTACGTGATCGAGGCCACGGCGCCACCAGAGCTGCGCGAGCAGGTCACCGGCGTCAGGGAGCTGGCCCAGGCGATCGTCGGAGACGTCCGGAGGATTGTCCACGACCTGCGCCCACCGGCCTTGGACGAGCTGGGCCTCTCCGGAGCCCTGGAGGACCTCGCGCTGGACGCCCAGCTGGGCCCGAACGTCGCCGTCACCATCCCCGAACCGCTGCCCGCCCTCCCCGCCGCCGTGGAGGTCGCCGCGTACCGGATCACGCAGGAGGCCCTGTCCAACGCGCTCAAGCACGCCGACGCCGCCAACGTGGAGATCACCGCAACGGCCGTGCCCGACCGGCTGGTGCTGCGGATCCGCGATGACGGGCGCGGCCTGCCGGAGCCGCTGCGCGAGGGCGTAGGATCCGGCAGCATGCGAGAACGCGCCGCCGAAGTGGGCGGTGACCTGCGACGTTCGTCCGAGCCCGGGCGCGGGACTCTCGTGGAGGCGGTGCTTCCCCTATGA
- a CDS encoding response regulator transcription factor, whose product MNDPIRVLLVDDHPLLRHGLKALLEQIGGAEVVGEAGDGEEAIELALSLEPDVVVMDLVMPGMSGTEATRQLIDRRPDLGVLVLTMSEDDASVFAALRAGARGYVLKGTAGPDFLAAVSAVARGEAVYGPGVARRIRRFLTSGPDSGPFPELTQREREILDLLASGKSNAEIARVLFLSQKTVKNHLTSIFAKLQVADRAQAVVRARRAGLGE is encoded by the coding sequence ATGAACGACCCCATTCGCGTGCTGCTGGTGGACGACCACCCGCTGCTCCGCCACGGCCTCAAGGCGCTGCTTGAACAGATCGGCGGCGCCGAGGTCGTCGGCGAGGCCGGCGACGGCGAGGAGGCCATCGAGCTCGCGCTCTCCCTCGAACCCGACGTCGTCGTGATGGACCTCGTCATGCCCGGCATGTCCGGCACCGAGGCGACCCGGCAGCTCATCGACCGCCGCCCCGACCTCGGCGTGCTCGTGCTCACCATGAGCGAGGACGACGCGTCCGTGTTCGCCGCGCTGCGGGCGGGCGCGCGCGGCTACGTGCTCAAGGGCACCGCCGGTCCCGACTTCCTCGCCGCCGTGTCCGCCGTCGCCAGGGGAGAGGCGGTGTACGGGCCGGGCGTGGCGCGCAGGATCCGCCGCTTCCTGACCAGCGGGCCCGACAGCGGCCCGTTCCCCGAGCTCACCCAGCGGGAGCGGGAGATCCTCGACCTGCTCGCCTCCGGCAAGTCCAACGCGGAGATCGCGCGGGTCCTGTTCCTCAGCCAGAAGACCGTCAAGAACCACCTCACGTCCATCTTCGCCAAGCTCCAGGTGGCCGACCGCGCCCAGGCAGTGGTCCGCGCCCGCCGCGCGGGCTTGGGCGAATGA
- a CDS encoding DUF899 domain-containing protein, producing MTTTPSDPTTALPGRPPIVDLATWQAARDELLVREKAHTREGDAIAAARRRLPMVELDGTVEVVGPDGPVPFLDLFQGRDELVVYKHMWYDGAPHQGQCEGCTTTAWHLKDAVYLNARGVSFAILTTGPWDEVASFAEFMGYTQPWYSVRDVDAPIGGEMGYLTCFLRDGDRVFLTYSTTGRGNERVNGSLGLLDMTPYGRGETWEDNPQGWPNKGRGPSWSWRSDADGNATWGPTGRPVPQWTRPGATPVETLGRRGHHH from the coding sequence ATGACGACCACGCCGAGTGACCCGACCACCGCGCTGCCCGGCCGGCCGCCCATCGTCGACCTGGCCACCTGGCAGGCCGCCCGTGATGAGCTTCTGGTCCGCGAGAAGGCCCACACCCGCGAGGGCGACGCCATCGCCGCGGCCCGCCGCCGGCTACCGATGGTGGAGCTCGACGGGACGGTCGAGGTCGTCGGACCCGATGGTCCGGTCCCGTTCCTGGACCTGTTCCAGGGCCGGGACGAGCTCGTGGTTTACAAGCACATGTGGTACGACGGCGCGCCGCACCAGGGGCAGTGCGAGGGCTGCACGACCACGGCTTGGCACCTGAAGGACGCCGTCTACCTCAACGCCCGCGGCGTCTCGTTCGCCATCCTGACCACGGGCCCGTGGGACGAGGTGGCCTCCTTCGCCGAGTTCATGGGCTACACCCAGCCCTGGTACTCGGTGCGCGACGTGGACGCGCCGATCGGCGGAGAAATGGGTTACCTCACCTGCTTCCTGCGCGACGGCGACCGCGTGTTCCTCACCTACTCCACCACGGGCCGTGGCAACGAGCGGGTCAACGGGTCCCTCGGCCTGCTCGACATGACGCCCTACGGCCGCGGCGAGACGTGGGAGGACAACCCCCAGGGCTGGCCCAACAAGGGGCGCGGCCCGTCCTGGTCCTGGCGCTCGGACGCGGACGGGAACGCCACCTGGGGCCCGACCGGCCGCCCCGTGCCGCAGTGGACCCGCCCCGGCGCGACCCCCGTGGAGACCCTCGGCCGGCGCGGCCACCACCACTGA